In the Longimicrobium sp. genome, GACTTTGGGCCGTTGTTGCCGCGAATTCATTCGCCCCAGCGGGCCCGGCCCCGCGCCTCCCTGCCCGATATCGCACCTCAATCCCGAAGTGTACCCCCTCTCCCACGCTGTTTGTGGGAGAGGGTGGACGAGGCTAAGCGAGGACGGGTGAGGGCCCCACGGCAGCCGAGGCCTCGGCGACGGTGATCGCTGCCGCGCCGTGGCTCAGAGGCATCCGCCGCTAGATCCTTCGGCCGGGGGCGCCGGCCCGTGCGCCCAGGCTTGCCTCAACGCACCGATCCCCGCCCTCAGGTGCTGAAGTACTTCGCCGCCGGGTGGTGCACCACCAGCGCGGCGGTGGACTGCTCCGGGTCCAGCTGGAACCCGGCCGTCAGCCCCACGCCGATCTTTTCCTTCACCGGCAGCAGGCGGAACAGCACCTCGTGCTGCTCCACGTCGGGGCACGCGGGGTAGCCCCACGAATAGCGCAGCCCCCGGCTTCCCTCCATCCCCAGCTCCCGGCGCACGAGCCGGTTCACGTACTCGGCCGTGCCCTCGGCCGTCTGCACGCTGAAGCCGTGCAGGAAGTACCCCTCGCTGTAGTCGCCGCCCTGCGTGCGCCGCTCGATGAACTCGGCGGCCTTGTCGCCGCTCGTCACCACCTGCAGCGGCAGCACGTCCTTCGGACCCTCGCCGTTCAGCGGGCGGAAGTAGTCGGCCAGGCACAGCTGCTCGCGGTCTTCCTGCCGCGGAAAGCTGAAGCGCCCGATCTCCTTCGTCCGGTCGGACGGATCGAACACCACCACGTCGTCGCCGTCGCGCCCCGCCGGGAAGTAGCCGTAGATGGCCCGCGGCCGCAGCCACCCCTGCGTGCGCGCCTCGCGGGTGTAGCGCGCCAGGCGCGGCTCGAAGTCGTCCTTCACCACTCGGTCCCACTCGTCGCCCTTCAGGTTGCGGGCGCCCCACTGCATGCGGTACAGCGTGTTCAGGTCGATGCACTCCACCACGTCGTCCACGGGGATCTTGTCGAGCACCTTCCATCCCCAGAACGGCGGCGCCGGCACGTCGGCCTCGGGCATGGCGTTCTCGCGGCTGGCGGGGCGCTGGTCCTTCGCCGACGCCTTGCGCTCCTCGTACTCGCGCTGGCGCCGCACCATCTCCTCGTTGTGCGCGCTGACGAACTCCCGCCCGTCTTCCGCCATCAGGCGGTCCATCGTCGCCAGCCCCTCGAAGGCGTCCTTGCAGTAGAACATCCCAGACGCGTACGGCTGCTCGCCGATCAGCGACGCGCTGCGCACGAAGCTGGGGTTGATGGCCGCGCCGCCGACGAGAAGCGGGTAGCTCAGCCCGCGCTTCGACAGCTCCTGCGCCGCCAGCGGCATCTGCTTGGAGGTAGACACCAGCAGCGCTGAGAGGCCGATGGCGTCCGCACCCACCTCCTGCGCCTTTTCGATGATGGTGTTCACCGGCACCTGCTTGCCCAGGTCGAACACGGTGTAGCCGTTGTTCGAGAGGATCGTGTTGACGAGCGACTTGCCGATGTCGTGCACGTCGCCGTACACCGTGGCGAGGACCACCTTCCCCTTGGTGTAGCCTTCCTTGCGCTCCAGGAACTGCTCCAGGTGCTTCACCGCACGCTTCATGACCTCGGCGCTCTGGAGCACGAACGGCAGAATGAGCTCGCCGGCGCCGAACTTGTCGCCGACCTCCTTCATCGCCGGGAGCAGCACCTCGTTGA is a window encoding:
- a CDS encoding vitamin B12 dependent-methionine synthase activation domain-containing protein, giving the protein FEKEGVGSKDQGAEKADPTAGMTPEQAVHWMILHRKKDGIEERLDAAGVRERPVQVLNEVLLPAMKEVGDKFGAGELILPFVLQSAEVMKRAVKHLEQFLERKEGYTKGKVVLATVYGDVHDIGKSLVNTILSNNGYTVFDLGKQVPVNTIIEKAQEVGADAIGLSALLVSTSKQMPLAAQELSKRGLSYPLLVGGAAINPSFVRSASLIGEQPYASGMFYCKDAFEGLATMDRLMAEDGREFVSAHNEEMVRRQREYEERKASAKDQRPASRENAMPEADVPAPPFWGWKVLDKIPVDDVVECIDLNTLYRMQWGARNLKGDEWDRVVKDDFEPRLARYTREARTQGWLRPRAIYGYFPAGRDGDDVVVFDPSDRTKEIGRFSFPRQEDREQLCLADYFRPLNGEGPKDVLPLQVVTSGDKAAEFIERRTQGGDYSEGYFLHGFSVQTAEGTAEYVNRLVRRELGMEGSRGLRYSWGYPACPDVEQHEVLFRLLPVKEKIGVGLTAGFQLDPEQSTAALVVHHPAAKYFST